One Cetobacterium somerae ATCC BAA-474 genomic region harbors:
- a CDS encoding efflux RND transporter periplasmic adaptor subunit — translation MIKKLLIISISLILFGCGSNNGKQKSKEILGKNIKISEIKPESIIRLNISSGVTEPLNEVKVVTKTGGTVKRINFKNGDKVKKGQIILVLEDQEVQSAYLKAQATYISNKADFEIKKKNYEKFKQLYEKQLISEEEYLVKKTNFLQGESALKNSEATYLAAKKDYEDLIVKAKLNGVITDLNLKLYEKITPNSDLVTVVDDSKMLVKTGVSVHEISELSVGNKAEIDLEGIENNYFGNVYEINPVANKDNKKYQIKVEIENPEGKIKKGMYSKVLVETGSKRGYLVPKNAIVIKELYSYIFVVENGEAKRIKVERGYSNNEKQEIISDELYSNMKLVTEGQFLLEDRDKVNILN, via the coding sequence GTGATAAAAAAGTTACTGATAATATCAATATCATTAATATTATTTGGATGTGGTAGTAATAATGGCAAACAGAAATCAAAAGAAATTTTAGGAAAAAATATTAAAATATCTGAAATAAAACCAGAATCAATAATACGTCTAAATATATCGAGTGGAGTAACAGAACCTTTAAATGAAGTTAAAGTTGTAACTAAAACAGGTGGAACTGTAAAAAGGATAAATTTTAAAAATGGAGATAAAGTAAAAAAAGGTCAAATTATATTAGTTTTAGAGGATCAAGAAGTGCAATCAGCTTATTTAAAAGCTCAAGCAACATATATCTCTAATAAGGCAGATTTTGAAATAAAGAAAAAAAATTATGAAAAATTTAAGCAACTTTATGAAAAACAACTTATATCTGAAGAGGAGTATTTAGTGAAGAAAACTAATTTTCTTCAAGGAGAAAGTGCTTTGAAAAACTCAGAAGCGACTTATTTGGCTGCTAAGAAAGATTATGAAGATTTAATTGTCAAAGCAAAATTAAATGGAGTTATTACAGATTTAAATTTAAAGCTTTATGAAAAAATAACACCAAATAGTGATTTGGTAACAGTTGTTGATGATAGTAAAATGCTTGTAAAAACTGGAGTATCAGTCCATGAAATAAGTGAATTATCTGTTGGTAATAAAGCAGAAATAGATTTGGAAGGAATTGAAAATAACTATTTTGGTAATGTATATGAAATAAATCCCGTAGCAAATAAAGATAATAAAAAATATCAGATAAAAGTAGAAATTGAAAATCCAGAGGGAAAAATAAAAAAAGGAATGTACTCTAAGGTTTTAGTTGAAACAGGAAGCAAAAGAGGATACCTAGTTCCTAAAAATGCGATTGTTATAAAGGAACTATATTCATATATCTTCGTAGTAGAAAACGGAGAGGCTAAGAGGATAAAGGTAGAAAGAGGATATTCAAATAATGAAAAACAAGAGATTATAAGTGATGAACTTTATTCAAATATGAAACTTGTGACAGAGGGACAATTTTTATTAGAAGATAGAGATAAAGTTAATATTTTAAATTAG
- a CDS encoding efflux RND transporter permease subunit — MNIAQFSIKRPVVTMMIIISMVILGILTLVNLKTQLMPNYNMPMAAIRVSWKGASPDDMEKLVTKEIEKGLTSVEGIKRITTKSTMGKSALTVEFEYGVIIDNKVNDLVTAVSRIRNSLPDDIDEPVIRKTSSSGDRVMLIGLRGEDLINLKSFADNVVIPRLERIEGVGTVSVFGGLEKEISINIDPEKLEAYNLTVTDLYSTLKSASLNFPSGYIREGDKEYLVKVSGEAKTLEDIQEIVLKNSNGDTLYLTDIADVNLGIKDRSSYGRTDGIENIIINIEKSDVGNTVEISKIAKEELKKMEPLLPKGASFTINRDSAVDITRSINTVENNAITGLVLAGIILFIFLRDWRATLVVTVAIPVSI; from the coding sequence ATGAATATAGCACAATTTTCAATAAAACGTCCTGTTGTCACTATGATGATAATAATATCAATGGTTATACTAGGAATATTAACATTAGTTAATTTAAAAACACAACTTATGCCAAATTATAATATGCCAATGGCTGCAATTAGAGTAAGTTGGAAAGGCGCCTCTCCAGATGATATGGAGAAGTTAGTTACAAAAGAAATTGAAAAAGGTTTAACAAGTGTGGAAGGAATAAAAAGAATTACAACTAAATCAACTATGGGAAAATCAGCACTAACAGTTGAATTTGAATACGGTGTTATTATAGATAATAAAGTTAATGATTTAGTAACAGCTGTTAGTAGAATAAGAAATAGTTTACCAGATGATATTGATGAACCAGTTATAAGAAAAACATCATCTTCTGGAGATAGAGTAATGCTTATTGGATTAAGAGGAGAGGATCTAATAAACTTAAAAAGTTTTGCAGATAACGTTGTTATACCAAGGTTAGAAAGAATAGAGGGTGTTGGAACCGTAAGTGTTTTTGGTGGATTAGAAAAGGAGATAAGTATAAATATTGATCCAGAGAAATTAGAGGCATATAATCTTACAGTTACGGATTTGTATAGTACATTAAAAAGTGCTAGTTTAAACTTCCCATCTGGATATATACGAGAAGGTGATAAAGAATACTTGGTAAAAGTATCAGGGGAAGCTAAAACTTTAGAAGATATTCAAGAAATAGTTTTAAAAAATTCAAATGGAGATACCCTATATTTAACAGATATAGCAGATGTTAATTTAGGAATAAAAGATAGAAGTAGTTATGGTAGAACTGATGGAATTGAAAATATTATAATAAATATAGAAAAGAGTGATGTTGGAAACACAGTTGAAATCTCTAAGATAGCAAAAGAGGAGTTAAAAAAGATGGAGCCTCTTTTACCTAAAGGAGCATCGTTTACTATAAATAGAGATTCTGCTGTGGATATAACGAGATCTATAAATACAGTTGAAAATAATGCTATAACAGGCCTTGTATTAGCTGGAATAATACTATTTATTTTTTTAAGAGACTGGAGAGCAACGTTAGTTGTAACAGTGGCTATACCAGTTTCAATA
- a CDS encoding efflux RND transporter permease subunit, which translates to LMGLSLGVGMLVDNSIVVLDNIFRHLTELGQDRMEASENGATEVIIPIIASTATTIAVFIPIVIREGRAKEIYKDMAYSITFSLLASLIIAITFVPMVSSRILKSKNTVHEEGRVLKYIKKYYSKILSNSLKHKAIVIISMVALFIGVVGYGARNIGGEFMPTTDDGIYSIIAELPSGMEIEKANRVAKELESIVEKDSQTKKFISSVGKEAVSIIVDIGPKSDRDKKVQQIMGETRKKISHIPDVKLNLVPRMAFGRGTGRDITLILKSDDLNQLGYVSKVISEKMAANPGFTDINNSMVNGNPEVRILLDRKKMEYYGVKVNDLTLSVSYQILGGAPIKIKTANEEVDVSLRLAEEFRNSPEKIKEMRIKSQNGGVVKLKDIATFEIGEGAYGIDKEDKITMVTIDANTSNGLDLVTGQKYIKEILDEVGLPKTITYSFGGSGRNMAEVNEQLKFAFMVAMFLVYFILAAQFESYILPIIVMGTVPLSIIGVYSGLLVTGQKTNTMVFVGIIMLAGIVVNNAIVLIDYIKILLERELPLDQAILEAGKTRLRPIFMTTMTTVFGMVPLSLGIGQGSEMYKGMAIAVIFGLIFSTLLTLILIPVLFYVYEVGKKKISKYI; encoded by the coding sequence CTTTAATGGGATTATCTTTAGGAGTGGGAATGTTAGTAGATAACTCAATAGTTGTTTTAGATAATATCTTTAGACATTTAACTGAGCTAGGACAAGATAGAATGGAAGCATCGGAAAATGGAGCTACAGAAGTTATTATTCCAATAATAGCTTCAACAGCAACAACAATCGCTGTGTTTATTCCTATAGTTATAAGAGAGGGAAGAGCGAAAGAGATTTATAAAGATATGGCATATTCAATAACATTTTCTTTATTAGCATCGTTGATAATAGCTATAACTTTTGTACCAATGGTATCAAGTAGAATTTTAAAATCTAAAAATACAGTACATGAAGAAGGAAGAGTTTTAAAGTATATAAAAAAATATTATTCAAAGATATTATCAAATTCTTTAAAACATAAAGCGATAGTTATTATAAGTATGGTAGCTTTGTTTATAGGAGTTGTAGGATATGGAGCTAGAAATATTGGCGGAGAGTTTATGCCAACAACTGATGATGGAATATATAGTATTATAGCTGAACTTCCAAGTGGGATGGAGATTGAAAAAGCTAATAGAGTAGCAAAAGAGCTGGAATCTATTGTAGAAAAGGATTCTCAAACAAAAAAATTTATATCTTCAGTAGGGAAAGAAGCAGTCTCAATAATTGTAGATATAGGACCTAAAAGTGATAGAGATAAAAAAGTGCAACAAATAATGGGAGAGACAAGAAAAAAGATATCACATATTCCAGATGTAAAATTAAATTTAGTTCCTAGAATGGCTTTTGGAAGAGGAACAGGAAGAGATATAACTTTAATTTTAAAATCTGATGATCTAAATCAATTAGGTTATGTTTCAAAAGTAATTTCAGAAAAAATGGCAGCAAATCCAGGATTTACAGATATAAATAACTCTATGGTTAATGGAAATCCAGAAGTGAGAATACTTTTAGATAGAAAAAAAATGGAGTATTATGGAGTTAAAGTTAATGATTTAACACTTTCAGTAAGTTATCAAATCTTAGGTGGAGCTCCAATAAAGATAAAAACAGCAAATGAAGAAGTAGATGTAAGTTTAAGACTTGCTGAAGAGTTTAGAAATTCACCTGAAAAAATAAAGGAGATGAGAATAAAATCTCAAAATGGTGGAGTTGTAAAATTAAAAGATATAGCTACTTTTGAAATTGGTGAAGGAGCATATGGAATTGATAAAGAGGATAAAATTACAATGGTAACTATTGACGCGAATACTTCTAATGGTTTAGATTTAGTAACAGGTCAAAAGTATATAAAAGAGATTTTAGATGAGGTAGGACTACCAAAAACAATAACATATTCTTTTGGTGGAAGTGGAAGAAATATGGCAGAAGTAAATGAACAACTAAAGTTTGCATTTATGGTTGCAATGTTTTTAGTTTACTTTATATTAGCTGCTCAATTTGAATCATATATACTTCCAATAATAGTAATGGGAACTGTTCCGTTGTCAATAATAGGTGTCTATAGCGGATTATTAGTAACGGGACAAAAAACAAATACGATGGTTTTTGTTGGAATCATTATGCTAGCAGGAATAGTTGTAAATAACGCAATAGTTTTAATAGATTATATAAAGATTCTTTTAGAAAGAGAGTTACCTTTAGATCAGGCTATACTAGAAGCAGGAAAAACAAGATTAAGACCAATTTTTATGACAACAATGACAACAGTGTTTGGAATGGTTCCTTTATCTTTAGGAATAGGGCAAGGTAGTGAAATGTATAAGGGAATGGCCATAGCAGTTATATTTGGATTAATTTTCTCAACATTATTAACACTAATTTTAATTCCTGTACTCTTTTATGTTTATGAAGTAGGAAAAAAGAAAATTTCAAAGTATATCTAG